One genomic segment of Rhodothermales bacterium includes these proteins:
- a CDS encoding TonB-dependent receptor, whose translation MLRNLGTLVLMLLLATPLAAVAQNTGRLAGVVVDDLGDPLPGANVILEGTQLGAATDIDGNYFIIGVPVGTYDVTASFVGYQTQTVEAVQISSGYTTEQSFELGPQSLGEVTVTYERPIIQKDAIGAPRVVTGEEISNLPIRGVASVASIQNGVVNNGRDDDLFVRGGREQEIAYYVDGVKVTGSAPIGVNQGAIAEQELLIGTIPARYGDVQSGVISITTKTGRSDFFGSAEFITSEVLDAFGYNLGSLAIGGPIVPGRASFFLSGQGTFESDYNTYSVDTYRLSDDDFAALQQNPQVVRLVCQAGFNCGEGVAAGDEMFIPLSSDLFFDENGGFRDGIDNDSLVTLLGGSIPAGFGVAENNFLVFAPETYTADRFDFERGKDAPRENFTFNGNVNFNISSALSLRLGGGYDRQSTDEFTFGNSLYNRDRFYNDERDSWRAYGTFRQRLSDNAFYQIQGEYQDYKFVQYPNGFSDQVEDALFYGDIDAAYSDIARRYLVFRNGEYQQLFTTDGGGRPTSVGGTFNLPGAQLTRFQQQHDQQFRFSGSATTQLGVHQIEFGGEFEQQTRRFFDIAGGALARYYNDLDGAIAPSAAFPNGVQSYDQLPFDVVEEQIVTRYGYNYLGTEEVDDQDIQAYFDGTSTDVAPHKPIYYAGYVQDKIEFRDLVINLGLRVDVFDNNTPVLLDAFAPFPIARPSNFVGELTNPESNFFQGDGFSIPGSIGSDYALYFNDGGEIVGYRDLDGNFFDAEGISTTQDNVTGAASGQVEEVEAPLSTIFTDYEPQVTFMPRVGVSFPVTDRALFFASYNVTSQRPTEQSFTPFTTYEVLTGQNSRTSNPNLEPEKTTQYELGFRQRVGERAALTLSGFYRTQENKISNRTLFGANPEYGTYLNADFTTTKGVELGFDLRRTSNLSINANYTLSFASGTGSDASSTGTVVWRGTYFPNFISPADFDQRHTGNVSLDYRFGSDEGPMLGGARILENFGVNVLGSFGSGQRYTPLSAAAFSVNDSFTSPVAGQINSLTLPATTRIDLRIDRSFDLGLGNSRLKAYLWVQNLLDTENIVAVYRATGLADQDGYLFTPGGTSFLTNAPDETGRTFNYNTYISGPVNVGGSQSSGGGFFYGPPRRIRLGFLLDF comes from the coding sequence ATGCTTCGCAACCTGGGTACACTCGTGCTCATGCTGCTGCTAGCTACGCCGCTAGCAGCAGTGGCGCAGAACACCGGCAGGCTCGCCGGCGTCGTCGTCGATGACCTCGGTGACCCACTGCCGGGCGCCAACGTCATCTTGGAAGGCACGCAGCTCGGTGCCGCCACAGACATCGACGGTAACTATTTCATCATCGGTGTCCCCGTCGGCACGTACGACGTCACGGCGTCGTTCGTCGGGTACCAGACCCAGACGGTCGAGGCGGTGCAGATCTCCTCGGGCTACACGACCGAGCAGAGCTTCGAGCTCGGCCCGCAGTCGCTGGGCGAGGTGACCGTCACCTACGAGCGCCCCATCATCCAGAAGGACGCCATCGGCGCGCCTCGGGTGGTCACGGGCGAGGAGATCTCGAACCTGCCGATCCGCGGCGTGGCCAGCGTGGCCTCGATCCAGAACGGCGTGGTGAACAACGGGCGTGACGACGACCTCTTCGTCCGTGGCGGCCGTGAGCAGGAGATCGCCTACTACGTGGACGGCGTGAAGGTGACCGGGAGCGCGCCCATCGGCGTGAACCAGGGCGCGATCGCAGAGCAGGAGCTCCTCATTGGAACGATTCCGGCTCGCTACGGCGACGTGCAGAGCGGCGTCATCTCGATTACGACGAAGACGGGTCGCTCCGACTTCTTCGGCTCCGCCGAGTTCATCACGAGCGAAGTGCTCGACGCCTTCGGATATAACCTCGGATCCCTCGCGATCGGTGGTCCTATCGTTCCGGGCCGGGCTAGCTTCTTCCTCTCCGGGCAGGGCACGTTCGAGTCGGACTACAACACGTACAGTGTCGACACGTACCGCCTCTCGGACGACGACTTCGCCGCCTTGCAGCAGAACCCGCAGGTGGTTCGGCTCGTGTGCCAAGCCGGGTTCAACTGCGGCGAAGGCGTGGCAGCGGGGGACGAGATGTTCATCCCACTCAGCTCCGACCTCTTCTTCGACGAGAACGGCGGCTTCCGCGACGGCATCGACAACGACAGCCTCGTGACGCTCCTCGGTGGGAGCATCCCGGCCGGGTTTGGGGTGGCGGAGAACAACTTCCTCGTCTTCGCGCCGGAGACCTACACGGCCGACCGCTTCGACTTCGAGCGCGGCAAGGACGCGCCCCGGGAGAACTTCACGTTCAACGGGAACGTCAACTTCAACATCTCGAGCGCGCTCAGCCTCCGCCTCGGCGGCGGCTACGATCGCCAGTCCACGGACGAGTTCACGTTCGGCAACTCGCTCTACAACCGCGACCGGTTCTACAACGACGAGCGGGATAGCTGGCGTGCCTACGGCACCTTCCGCCAGCGCCTCTCGGACAACGCGTTCTACCAGATCCAGGGCGAGTACCAGGACTACAAGTTCGTCCAGTACCCCAACGGCTTCTCGGATCAGGTCGAGGACGCGCTGTTCTACGGCGACATCGACGCGGCGTACAGCGACATCGCGCGCCGCTATCTCGTCTTCCGCAACGGGGAATACCAGCAGCTCTTCACGACCGACGGCGGCGGACGGCCGACCTCAGTGGGCGGCACGTTCAACCTCCCCGGCGCGCAGCTGACGCGGTTCCAGCAGCAGCACGACCAGCAGTTCCGCTTCTCGGGTAGCGCGACTACGCAGCTCGGCGTCCACCAGATCGAGTTCGGTGGCGAGTTCGAGCAGCAGACGCGGCGGTTCTTCGACATCGCAGGCGGCGCCCTCGCGCGCTACTACAACGACCTCGATGGGGCCATCGCGCCGAGCGCCGCCTTCCCGAACGGCGTTCAGTCCTACGACCAGCTCCCCTTCGACGTCGTCGAGGAGCAGATCGTGACGCGCTACGGGTACAACTACCTCGGGACCGAAGAAGTGGACGACCAGGACATTCAGGCATACTTCGACGGCACGAGCACGGACGTCGCCCCGCACAAGCCGATCTACTACGCCGGCTATGTGCAGGACAAAATCGAGTTCCGGGACCTCGTGATCAACCTCGGGCTCCGGGTGGACGTGTTCGACAACAACACGCCCGTCCTCCTCGATGCGTTCGCGCCGTTCCCGATCGCCCGCCCGAGCAACTTCGTAGGCGAGCTGACGAACCCGGAGTCGAACTTCTTCCAGGGTGATGGCTTCAGCATCCCTGGCTCGATTGGCTCGGACTACGCCCTCTACTTCAACGACGGCGGCGAGATCGTTGGCTACCGCGACCTCGATGGCAACTTCTTCGACGCGGAAGGCATCTCCACGACGCAGGACAACGTCACGGGTGCCGCGTCCGGCCAGGTCGAAGAGGTGGAAGCCCCGCTCTCGACGATCTTCACGGACTACGAGCCGCAGGTGACGTTCATGCCCCGTGTCGGCGTCAGCTTCCCCGTGACCGACCGCGCGCTGTTCTTCGCGAGCTACAACGTCACGAGCCAGCGCCCGACCGAGCAGTCCTTCACGCCGTTCACCACCTACGAGGTGCTGACGGGCCAGAACTCGCGGACGTCGAATCCGAACCTCGAGCCGGAGAAGACGACGCAGTACGAGCTCGGCTTCCGTCAGCGCGTCGGGGAGCGGGCCGCCCTCACGCTGTCCGGCTTCTATCGGACGCAGGAGAACAAGATCTCGAACCGGACGCTCTTCGGGGCCAACCCCGAGTACGGGACCTACCTCAACGCCGACTTCACCACGACGAAGGGCGTCGAGCTCGGCTTCGACCTGCGCCGGACGAGCAACCTCTCGATCAACGCGAACTACACCCTCTCCTTCGCGAGCGGGACGGGTTCGGACGCCTCCTCCACCGGCACCGTCGTGTGGCGTGGGACGTACTTCCCGAACTTCATCAGCCCGGCGGACTTCGACCAGCGGCACACCGGGAACGTCTCGCTGGACTACCGTTTCGGCTCCGACGAAGGCCCGATGTTGGGTGGCGCGCGGATCCTCGAGAACTTCGGGGTGAACGTCCTCGGCTCGTTCGGGAGCGGCCAGCGCTACACGCCGCTCTCCGCCGCCGCCTTCAGCGTGAACGACTCGTTCACGTCGCCGGTGGCGGGGCAGATCAACAGCCTCACGCTGCCTGCCACGACGCGGATCGACCTGCGCATCGACCGGAGCTTCGACCTCGGCCTCGGGAACTCGCGGCTGAAGGCGTACCTCTGGGTCCAGAATCTCCTGGACACGGAGAACATCGTGGCGGTGTACCGCGCGACTGGGCTGGCCGATCAGGACGGCTACCTGTTCACGCCCGGTGGGACGTCGTTCTTGACGAACGCGCCGGATGAGACCGGCCGTACGTTCAACTACAACACGTACATCAGCGGCCCCGTGAACGTCGGCGGCTCCCAGTCCTCGGGTGGCGGCTTCTTCTACGGCCCGCCCCGGCGTATCCGCCTCGGCTTCTTGCTCGACTTCTAA
- a CDS encoding TonB-dependent receptor: MIRFALLCALLAAPVAAQPALDSPFRSSLDLDSLDAARWSRTDRGGPGFGGLPVRSLQEVGTLLPGMMSDPETGDLVLRAHPGVAPPLTSGVFDAARVGQGPVYVIDGVRVVGEPVVPFGAVDEVAVLTGFVPARFGEAGAGLVLVETREGGDRYGARAEGITSQGLDAFGYNLGAFSVEGPIGNARLGRFAFTGEARSLSDATPYGIDTYQLSDEAYADLVANPQVVRLSDSAGETQYVPFPTEAAQAAVAAGQPFTEADLRAALGLPNDAEISGPINAAQTYTADRFERVRAKDDPLRDLALSGNATLHVAPTVRLRLGGTVGREHYDQTAALAERYASQLYNRDRLYEAERSAGRYVATLRHRITDAASYDLQASYQRWRAVQYPQGFSDDPADALFYGDIDADFNAVARRYFVRRQDTYESLYTADGGARPDRAAGTFFLPGRSATTYRKQEGSAFRLSGDASVRLGAHAVTFGGEFERQTHRRFELAGASLARYYSDGDGAIAPSPAFPNGVQSYGQLPFDVVEEQIITRYGYDYLGTETVDDEDVSGYFEGSNTDVAPYRPTYIAGYVQDQFAWDALTFDMGLRVEAFGSDATVPLDLFAPFPIVRAGSLDARPNGIGSDYAVYFDDGGTVVGYRDLDGTFFDAGGQESSADEITGRRSGQVETTDAPRATAFETAPTHVVWQPRVGIQFAVSEQASLRAYYNRTARRASAALYTPFTAYQTVTGQSLVGNAALRPEVTDEFGAGVRVQPTGSLRADAAAFYRRYSDVIERRVLGGGFPNYGTYRNAGTVSSYGLDLAVAMARTQGLAFRANYTLAFADGTGSDAAATSTIVRQGSFFADLTSPADYDTRHALDVVADVRLGSGTGLDVGGSSLLDGFGFGAVFSAQSGRPYTPLSAASFAVGDTFTSPTSGTINSARLPWTHRLDLRVDKQFGAGPGTVTAFLWVENVFDWQNVFAVYRATGKAGNDGYLDTPGGQSYVSNQPDPEGGAFNYLAYVGGPVNIGGVQSSSAPLFYGPPRRVRLGVRLDF; this comes from the coding sequence GTGATCCGCTTCGCTCTGCTCTGCGCCCTGCTGGCTGCCCCCGTCGCCGCGCAACCCGCGCTTGACTCCCCGTTCCGTAGCTCGCTGGACCTCGACTCGCTCGACGCCGCACGCTGGTCGCGGACGGATAGGGGAGGGCCGGGGTTCGGCGGCCTGCCCGTCCGCTCGCTGCAGGAGGTGGGGACGCTGCTGCCGGGGATGATGAGCGATCCCGAGACGGGCGACCTCGTCCTCCGGGCCCATCCCGGCGTCGCGCCGCCCCTCACGTCAGGCGTGTTCGACGCGGCGCGCGTCGGGCAGGGGCCGGTCTACGTAATCGACGGCGTCCGCGTCGTCGGTGAGCCCGTGGTGCCGTTCGGGGCGGTAGACGAGGTGGCGGTGCTGACGGGGTTCGTGCCGGCGCGGTTCGGCGAGGCGGGAGCCGGGCTCGTGCTCGTAGAGACGCGGGAGGGCGGCGACCGCTACGGCGCCCGCGCCGAGGGCATCACCTCGCAGGGGCTCGACGCGTTCGGCTACAACCTCGGCGCGTTCTCCGTCGAAGGCCCGATCGGCAACGCCCGGCTCGGCCGGTTCGCGTTCACCGGCGAAGCCCGCAGCCTGAGCGACGCGACGCCGTACGGCATCGACACGTACCAGCTTTCCGATGAGGCGTACGCCGACCTCGTCGCCAACCCGCAGGTCGTCCGGCTCAGCGACAGCGCGGGCGAGACGCAGTACGTCCCCTTCCCGACAGAGGCGGCGCAGGCCGCCGTCGCCGCCGGGCAGCCGTTCACCGAAGCCGACCTCCGCGCCGCCCTCGGTCTTCCCAACGACGCCGAGATTTCGGGCCCGATCAACGCGGCGCAGACGTACACCGCCGACCGCTTCGAGCGTGTCCGCGCCAAAGACGACCCGTTGCGCGACCTCGCCCTCAGCGGAAACGCCACGCTCCACGTCGCCCCGACCGTCCGGCTCCGCCTCGGCGGCACGGTCGGCCGCGAGCACTACGACCAGACTGCCGCGTTGGCCGAGCGCTACGCGAGCCAGCTCTACAACCGCGACCGGCTCTACGAAGCCGAGCGCAGCGCGGGCCGTTACGTCGCCACGCTCCGGCACCGAATCACCGACGCCGCCTCGTACGACCTCCAAGCGAGCTATCAGCGGTGGCGCGCCGTCCAGTATCCGCAGGGGTTCTCCGACGACCCCGCCGACGCCCTGTTCTACGGCGACATCGACGCGGACTTCAACGCCGTCGCGCGGCGCTACTTCGTCCGGCGCCAGGACACGTACGAATCGTTGTACACGGCGGACGGCGGCGCGCGGCCGGACCGGGCGGCGGGGACGTTCTTCCTGCCCGGCCGCTCCGCCACGACGTATCGCAAACAGGAAGGCTCCGCGTTCCGACTCTCCGGCGACGCATCGGTCCGGCTCGGCGCGCACGCCGTCACGTTCGGGGGTGAATTCGAGCGGCAAACGCATCGCCGCTTCGAGCTCGCCGGTGCGTCGCTAGCGCGCTACTACAGCGACGGCGACGGCGCTATTGCGCCAAGCCCAGCCTTCCCGAACGGCGTGCAGTCTTACGGCCAACTCCCCTTCGACGTCGTCGAGGAGCAGATCATCACGCGCTACGGCTACGACTACCTCGGGACCGAGACGGTCGACGACGAAGACGTGAGCGGGTACTTCGAGGGCTCGAACACCGACGTCGCCCCGTACCGTCCGACGTATATCGCCGGGTATGTGCAGGACCAATTCGCGTGGGACGCGCTAACCTTCGACATGGGGCTCCGCGTCGAAGCCTTCGGGAGCGACGCGACGGTGCCGCTCGACCTCTTCGCCCCGTTCCCGATCGTGCGCGCTGGCTCGCTCGACGCCCGGCCGAACGGCATCGGCTCCGACTACGCCGTGTACTTCGACGATGGCGGAACGGTCGTCGGCTACCGTGACCTCGACGGCACCTTCTTCGATGCGGGAGGACAGGAATCGTCAGCCGATGAGATCACCGGGCGTCGCTCGGGGCAGGTCGAGACGACCGATGCGCCACGCGCGACGGCGTTCGAGACGGCCCCGACGCACGTCGTATGGCAACCGCGCGTGGGGATTCAGTTCGCCGTGTCGGAGCAGGCGAGCCTGCGTGCCTACTACAACCGGACGGCTCGGCGCGCGTCGGCCGCGCTGTACACACCGTTTACCGCGTACCAGACCGTCACCGGGCAGAGCCTCGTCGGCAACGCCGCGCTCCGCCCCGAAGTCACCGACGAGTTCGGCGCCGGTGTCCGCGTCCAGCCGACCGGGAGCCTGCGGGCCGATGCCGCCGCGTTTTACCGCCGCTACAGCGACGTGATCGAGCGCAGAGTACTAGGCGGTGGTTTTCCGAACTACGGTACGTATCGGAACGCCGGCACGGTGTCGAGTTACGGCCTAGACCTCGCCGTGGCGATGGCCCGCACGCAAGGCCTCGCCTTCCGTGCGAACTACACGCTCGCCTTTGCCGACGGCACGGGCTCTGATGCCGCAGCGACGAGCACTATCGTGCGGCAGGGGAGCTTCTTCGCGGACCTCACGAGCCCGGCCGATTACGACACGCGCCACGCGCTCGACGTCGTCGCTGACGTACGGCTCGGCAGCGGGACGGGCCTGGACGTGGGGGGCTCCTCGTTGCTCGACGGGTTCGGGTTCGGAGCCGTCTTCTCTGCCCAGAGCGGTCGCCCGTACACGCCGCTCTCTGCGGCGTCGTTCGCGGTGGGGGACACGTTCACAAGCCCAACCAGCGGTACTATCAACAGCGCCCGGCTCCCGTGGACGCATCGACTCGACCTCCGCGTGGACAAGCAGTTCGGCGCCGGACCGGGCACCGTGACGGCGTTTCTGTGGGTCGAGAACGTGTTCGACTGGCAGAACGTCTTCGCCGTCTACCGAGCGACGGGGAAGGCGGGGAACGACGGGTACCTCGACACGCCGGGCGGGCAGAGCTACGTGAGCAATCAGCCCGATCCGGAGGGAGGGGCGTTTAATTACCTTGCCTATGTCGGCGGCCCGGTTAATATTGGGGGAGTGCAGAGTTCCAGCGCCCCGCTTTTCTACGGCCCGCCTCGCCGGGTCCGGCTCGGAGTGAGGCTGGACTTCTGA
- a CDS encoding T9SS type A sorting domain-containing protein, which produces MRSYTTTLLLLFALAAGTSPLAYGQAPLPGDCQPGRAEKDLDVNNVLARMFNTGSLFFGNTTVAGDGYLVPQSSGRSPVFATGIWIGGQVDGEIRVAGATYADFEFWPGPLNDDGTLPNPSDCGEFDRIYKVSRADILAFEGGQPAAADLAAWPAELGAPVIAAPGNNFDDDGDGLVDEGTDGVDNDGDGFADERDEQERVVASIRQGAGLPIYNLAGGDRPEIVGDQGLWWIMNDLGNTHTNTLTPPIGVEVQVLAFSFARADALNDVTFYRYTVIKKSPGTLSETYFSIFSDPDLGDPADDYVGADTTLSLGFVYNADNADDGGLNGGYGATPPALGYDFFQGPIVDADGDGEVDDTLGVTRFSYFSNVGGTPTSDPNNGEEIYNYMQAQWRDGVPMTEGGDGYQTTGPLTNFAFPGDPVTEQFWSEVNIDGTGADTAPGDRRFLVTTGPFELEQGDTQTIVFGMVFAQGSNNLDSITQLRLADDIAQTAYDIDFELAAAPPPPPRCNPRSTNAQLLPGSGNCLEAIETDGRAALVWGYPTNSPNYLGRYETFDRLLSGIGASDSTYNFEAFKIYRYPTSSFATDQRELLATYDVINDVTTVIDTAFSAEIGQFVAFLALDADNTGIEYSFDLTPLGLTNYTDYYFGITALAYSELSIPKVIESAATTITVRPSNLIAGNGGSVAPSNIGQILDGVRSGGVGAGTLQARVVDPTQITGATYSVEVVEFDTGRGGADSLATTFRILRDGEPVFSGVDVFDMVRTSVDSTGVLIMPGDQRIVIDGLEFFQVEPLAIPAAFAATDDDEIANFAGNNAGIIEVANPSGEVCPQGALDTGCQFPSYLGGNTVWRSPNSTNSYVLTNPSNTIGDLERDLGSAAPEDYEIRFTEACATPNTCFAVYATPPIAPPGGDNVIASVPFELWNVGNARAGFAEDDVRMIPILRVLDDTEPVANWADSYPGTQDVIVTTRREVNNTTVTRTDTLDLPVTSRVIGVMPDRLPVVVDGDTLALGGYDLFAQAARDFGGAGATYDPDNDGDEQVDPNPASGNDCRSQNYYADFCFRASSTAARIVAPIGGLEGLVFADLDTDGATPPAGTTVRFLTSPKTDLLIGDRADFDTSTLQFQTQQAAVAEEALDLIGIVPNPYMGVSAYETNNLDRVVRFINLPDQATISIYTVAGTLIRTIQKDGPSRSLDWDLNTHNQLPVASGMYLIHVDVPGVGEKVLKFGVVNRRNRITIF; this is translated from the coding sequence ATGCGATCCTACACCACTACCCTCCTCTTGCTCTTCGCCCTCGCGGCGGGGACGTCGCCCCTGGCCTACGGTCAGGCTCCGCTTCCCGGAGACTGCCAGCCGGGGCGGGCTGAGAAAGACCTCGACGTTAATAACGTGCTCGCCCGCATGTTCAACACGGGCAGCCTCTTCTTCGGGAACACCACGGTGGCCGGCGACGGCTACCTCGTTCCTCAGTCTTCGGGGCGCTCCCCCGTCTTCGCGACCGGCATCTGGATCGGAGGCCAGGTCGACGGCGAGATCCGCGTGGCCGGCGCCACCTACGCCGACTTCGAATTCTGGCCGGGACCACTCAACGACGACGGGACGCTCCCGAACCCGTCGGACTGCGGGGAATTCGACCGGATCTACAAAGTCAGCCGAGCCGACATCCTCGCGTTTGAGGGCGGCCAGCCCGCCGCTGCCGACCTCGCGGCGTGGCCCGCTGAACTCGGCGCTCCCGTGATCGCCGCCCCCGGCAACAACTTCGACGACGATGGCGATGGCCTCGTTGATGAAGGCACCGATGGTGTGGACAACGACGGCGACGGGTTCGCCGACGAGCGCGACGAGCAAGAGCGCGTCGTGGCGTCAATCCGTCAGGGCGCCGGCCTCCCGATCTACAACCTCGCAGGTGGGGACCGGCCGGAAATCGTCGGTGATCAGGGGCTCTGGTGGATCATGAACGATCTCGGCAACACGCACACCAACACGCTCACGCCGCCGATCGGTGTGGAGGTGCAGGTGCTGGCGTTCTCGTTCGCTCGTGCCGACGCCCTCAACGACGTCACGTTCTACCGCTACACCGTCATCAAGAAGTCGCCTGGTACGCTCAGCGAGACGTACTTCTCGATCTTCTCCGACCCCGACCTCGGCGATCCTGCCGACGACTACGTCGGAGCGGACACGACGCTCAGCCTCGGGTTCGTCTACAACGCCGACAACGCCGATGATGGTGGACTGAACGGCGGCTACGGAGCGACGCCGCCCGCCCTCGGCTATGACTTCTTCCAGGGCCCGATCGTCGATGCCGACGGCGATGGCGAAGTGGACGACACGCTTGGCGTGACGCGCTTCAGCTACTTCTCGAACGTCGGTGGAACGCCGACCTCCGACCCCAACAACGGGGAGGAGATCTACAACTACATGCAGGCTCAGTGGCGCGACGGCGTCCCGATGACGGAGGGCGGCGACGGGTACCAGACCACCGGCCCGCTTACCAACTTCGCCTTCCCCGGTGACCCCGTTACGGAGCAGTTCTGGAGCGAAGTCAACATCGATGGGACCGGCGCTGACACCGCGCCGGGCGACCGTCGTTTCCTCGTGACCACGGGCCCCTTCGAGCTTGAGCAGGGCGACACGCAGACCATCGTGTTCGGGATGGTGTTCGCGCAGGGTTCGAACAACTTGGACTCGATCACGCAGCTCCGCCTCGCGGACGACATCGCGCAGACGGCGTACGACATCGACTTCGAGCTGGCCGCGGCGCCGCCGCCGCCGCCGCGCTGTAACCCGCGCAGCACGAACGCCCAACTCCTCCCTGGCTCCGGCAATTGCCTCGAAGCCATCGAGACGGATGGGCGGGCTGCCCTCGTGTGGGGCTACCCCACCAACAGCCCGAACTACCTCGGCCGCTACGAGACCTTCGATCGCCTGCTGAGCGGGATTGGCGCTTCGGACTCCACGTACAACTTCGAGGCGTTCAAGATCTACCGGTACCCGACGAGCAGCTTCGCAACCGATCAGCGTGAACTGCTCGCCACGTACGACGTCATCAACGACGTCACGACGGTGATCGATACGGCGTTCAGCGCGGAGATCGGTCAGTTCGTGGCCTTCCTCGCCCTCGACGCCGACAACACGGGGATCGAGTACAGCTTCGACCTCACGCCCCTCGGGCTGACCAACTACACGGACTACTACTTCGGGATCACCGCGCTGGCGTACAGCGAGCTTTCGATTCCGAAAGTGATCGAGAGCGCGGCCACGACGATCACCGTGCGGCCGTCCAACCTGATCGCAGGGAATGGCGGTTCGGTTGCTCCGTCGAACATCGGCCAGATTTTGGACGGCGTTCGCTCCGGCGGCGTCGGGGCGGGCACGCTGCAAGCGCGCGTGGTCGATCCGACCCAGATCACCGGGGCCACGTACTCCGTTGAAGTAGTGGAATTCGACACGGGCCGAGGCGGAGCCGACTCGCTCGCTACGACGTTCCGCATCCTCCGTGACGGGGAGCCAGTCTTCAGCGGGGTCGACGTGTTCGACATGGTGCGGACTTCGGTCGACTCGACGGGCGTCCTCATCATGCCGGGCGATCAGCGCATCGTGATCGACGGCCTCGAGTTCTTCCAGGTCGAGCCGCTCGCCATCCCCGCCGCATTCGCCGCGACGGACGACGATGAGATCGCCAACTTCGCCGGCAACAACGCTGGGATCATAGAGGTGGCTAACCCGAGTGGCGAAGTGTGCCCCCAGGGCGCGCTCGACACGGGCTGCCAGTTCCCGTCCTACCTCGGTGGCAACACCGTGTGGCGGAGCCCGAACAGCACGAACTCCTACGTTCTCACGAACCCGTCTAACACTATCGGAGACCTCGAACGCGACCTCGGCTCGGCAGCTCCGGAGGACTACGAGATTCGGTTCACCGAAGCGTGCGCGACGCCGAATACCTGCTTCGCGGTATACGCTACCCCGCCGATCGCTCCCCCCGGCGGTGATAACGTCATCGCCAGCGTACCGTTCGAGCTATGGAACGTTGGCAATGCCCGGGCTGGCTTCGCGGAGGATGATGTCCGGATGATTCCCATTCTCCGGGTATTGGACGATACCGAACCGGTTGCGAACTGGGCCGACTCGTATCCCGGCACCCAAGACGTCATCGTTACGACGCGCCGGGAGGTGAACAACACCACCGTCACCCGGACCGACACGCTCGATCTGCCGGTCACGAGTCGGGTCATCGGGGTTATGCCTGATCGCCTCCCTGTGGTGGTCGATGGGGATACCCTCGCCCTCGGTGGGTATGACCTGTTCGCTCAGGCCGCCCGCGACTTCGGCGGAGCTGGCGCGACGTACGATCCCGACAATGACGGCGACGAGCAGGTCGACCCCAACCCGGCGAGTGGCAACGATTGCCGAAGCCAGAACTACTACGCGGACTTCTGCTTCCGCGCCAGCAGTACGGCTGCCCGTATCGTCGCGCCGATCGGCGGCCTCGAAGGCTTGGTCTTCGCGGATCTCGATACGGACGGCGCCACGCCGCCCGCCGGTACCACGGTCCGCTTCCTGACCTCTCCGAAGACCGACCTCCTCATTGGGGACCGGGCGGACTTCGACACGTCCACGCTGCAGTTCCAGACGCAGCAGGCTGCGGTCGCGGAAGAAGCGCTCGACTTGATCGGGATCGTGCCGAACCCCTACATGGGCGTCTCGGCCTACGAAACCAACAACCTCGACCGCGTCGTCCGCTTCATCAACCTGCCGGACCAGGCGACGATCAGCATCTACACCGTGGCGGGCACGCTCATCCGGACGATCCAGAAGGATGGGCCGAGCCGGTCGCTGGACTGGGACCTCAACACCCACAACCAGCTTCCCGTCGCTAGCGGCATGTACCTGATCCACGTCGATGTTCCCGGCGTCGGTGAGAAGGTCCTGAAGTTTGGGGTCGTCAACCGCCGCAACCGAATCACGATCTTCTAG